The DNA region GCAGGATCAGGGCGGTGGTGGCCGCGCCCATCACGCTGCCCACCACCACGCCCGCCAGGATCAGGCGGGTGGGGGGAAACCGCCGGCCCTCCCGGGCGAGCATCAGGGTGGCGGCCACCGCGACCAGCGCCGTGACCAGCGCCAGCAGCGGAATCAGGGGGGCCGGCCAGCCCAGGGTGAGGCCCACGGTCGCGCCCAGGGCGCTGCCGCTCGCCACGCCCAGCAGGTACGGGTCGGCCAGCGGGTTGCGGAACACGCCCTGGAACGCCCCCCCGCACACGCTGAGGGTCGCGCCGACCAGCACGCCCATCGCCACGCGCGGCAGCCGGATCTGCCACACGATCACGTCGTTCCCGGCCAGTTCGGCGCCGGTCAGGCCGCGCCACAGGGCGCCCAGCACCTCCGCCGGGGGAATGCGCACGCTGCCCAGCCCGGTGCCCAGCACGACCGCCGCGGCCAGCAGGAGCAGCAGCAGGGCCAGCCGCGACGCGGCCAGCGCCGGACGGGCGGACGGGGCGGGGCGGGCGGGCACGGCGGTCAGGTCCGGAAGGCGGGGGGTGTCGCGCACGTCACTTGAACAGTTCGGGGTGCACGATCTTCGCCAGGCCCAGCAGCGCCTGCCCGATGCGCGGCCCGGGGCGGCCCAGAACGGTGTTCAGGTCCATGGGGATCTCCACGACCCGGCCGGTCTTCACGGCCTGGATGGCCTTCCAGCCGGGGCGGCCCTGCACGGTCCTGAGGTCCACGCCCAGGATCAGGGCGGGGTTGCTCTTCACGATCAGTTCCGGGTCCACTTTCGGGAAGTCGCCCAGCGCGGCCGGGATCACGTTGCGGGCGCCGGCCTTGGTCAGCAGCACGCCCATGAAGGAGTTCGGGCCGATGCTGTACGGGTTGGGGTCGATCTCGAAGTACGTGAGGGGTTTGCTCTTGACGTTCCGGGTCAGGACCTCCACGCGGGCCACGTCGCGTTTCACGGTCGTGATCACCTGCTGCGCCTGCGTCTGGCGGTTCAGGATCTTGCCCAGCAGCAGGGTCTTGGTGAAGATGTCGTCGTAGGACTCGGGGTTCACGGCGACCACGTTGATTCCGGCGCGGGTCAGCGGCTCGGCCAGCTTGCCGTACTTGCTCACGACCACCAGGTCCGGTTTCAGGGCGATGATCGCCTCGATGTTGGGATCGTACAGCCCGCCCACCCGGGGCAGTTTCGTGACCTGCGCCGGGAAGTCGCTGAAGGTGTCCACACCGATCAGCTTGCTGCACGCGCCCAGGGCGCAGATGGTCTCGGTGTTGCTGGGCAGCACGCTGATCACGCGCATGGGCTCGGCCTTCACGGTCACCTTACGGCCCAGGTCGTCGGTGACGGTCAGGGGGTAGCGGGTGGGGGCGGCGTGGGCGGCGCCGGCAAGCAGGCCGCTCAGGGCCAGGATCAGGGTGGGGCGGGGGTTGAACATGGAATCTCCCTGGCCTGCCCCTTGACGTTCGCAGGGTTCTTTCGCTGAAAAACCGCCCCGGGGGGCGGTGAGGGTGCATCGTCGGTGGGGGCGGGGGGCCGCGTCCGGCGATCCTCTGTCCGCGAGAGGTCAGGCCACGCATCCCGCCGGTGGCGGGGATGTGGACAGGCCCGGCGTTCGGACTTTCACCGTTGCGCGACAGTGCTGGATTTTCACCAGCTTCCCCGGAAGCGCCCGTCGCCGCGCAGTATACGCGCCCCGCCGCGGCGGGACCGTGACTCTCTCAGGCGCGGGTGCCGACCGGGCGGGCCAGGGCGGAAAGCCGCGTGCCGAGTTCCTCGGTGACGGCCTTGATGCCGCCGCGGGCGGTCATGGGTTCCCCGAAGCGGATCACCCAGCGCCGCCCGTCGCGGCTGAGGCCCACCGGCAGGATCGGCGCGCGGCCCTTCGCGGCGATCAGGGCCACGCCGCCGTGCATTCCGCCGGTGTTCGAGCGGGTGCCCTGCGGGAAGATCCCGACCGTGCCGTTCGCCTGCAGGATGCGCACGGCGGTGCGGATGGCGTGCACGTCGTTGCCGTCCCGGTCCACCGGAAAGGACCCGCCGGCCCGGATCACGGCGCCGACCACCGGCAGGAACAGTTCCTCTTTCGCCATGAACTGCAGGTACCGGCCCGGCGGGAGGGCGCGGGCGACCATGAATGGGTCCAGGGCGGTCGCATGGTTCGCCGCGACGACCAGCGGCGTGCCCGGCGGCGGGACGTGCTCGCGGCCGTGCACGTCCATGTGCTGGCCCTGCAGGAACAGGGGCAGGTTCATCAGCGTGACCACGGCCCGGTACACGGCCGGGTTCACGCGGGGGGGCGCGCCGGCCGGCGCGGACGCCGGGCGCCGCTGGGGCGGGGTGGGCAGACTGTCCGGGTGGGCCGGCTCACTCATGCCCGGCAGCATAGCGGCCCGGTTCCGGGGACGGGCGCAGGCATGAACGCGGTGCAGCGCGCCCGGCCGGGGGCGGGTTCAGTCGTCCCCGGCGTCCTCGTCGTCCGGGTCCGCGGGGCCAGGCAGGTCACCGGCCCCGGCCCAGTCGCCGGCCAGCACGGCGCGGACCGCCTCGATGCGTTCGCGGCAGGCGGCGTAGGCCTCCCTGGCTTCTTCCAGCAGGGGCAGCACGCGGTCCAGGTCGGCCTCGCCGGACTCCAGTTCCTGCGCGATGCGGGACAGCCGGGCGTAGGCCTCGCGGTAGGGCAGGGTCTCGGGGCGGGTCATGCGGTCATGGTAATGAAAAACGCCCCTGCCGACAGGGGCAGGGGCAAGGTGGGCGGGGGCTCAGCCCTTGGTGAGGTTCTTCCAGAACGTCCCGGCGAAGCTGAAGCTGCTCATGGGGTTGTAGTTTTCGGCGCTGATGCCGCCGATGTTGTCGCGGTGCACGGTCACGCCGACGGGGCTGGGGAAGATCACGTACCAGGCGAGGTCCTGCGCGCGGCGGGCGATCTGGGCGTACAGCTCGTCGCGGCGGGCGGTGTCGGTGGTGCTGCGGGCCTCGTTGATCCAGGCGTCGATCTGCTCGTCCTTGGCGTTCAGGCGGCCGTTGTAGTAGCCCTCGGAGCTGTAGAAGGTGTGCACGAAGTTGTCCGGGTCGGCGTAGTCCGGCGCCCAGCTGGTCACGATCATCGGCTCGCCGCCCTTGTCGGCGTTGGCGATGATGTCGCTCCAGGGTTTGGCGACCACGTTGAGCTTGAACTTCGGGTTCAGGCTCTCGACGTTCTTCTTCAGCATCTCCATGGCGGTCTGCATGGTGGCGCTGCCAGCGCGGTAGGTCACGTTCATCGTGAAGCCGTTCTCCCAGACCTGACCGCCCCAGGCCTTCTGGAATTCGCTCTTGGCGGTGTCCAGGCTGAACTGCGCGGGTTCCAGGCTGGCATCGTAGCCGGGGAAGCTGTCGGGCAGCAGGAAGTTGCGGGGGGCGCCCTTGTCCAGCTGCACTTCCTTGATGTACAGAGGCACGTCGAACGCGGCGACGAAAGCCTTGCGGACGTTCACGTCGCTGAAGAAGTTGGCAGGGATGCCCTTGCCGTCCAGCTTGCCGCTGCCGATGGCGTCACCCTTGATGTTCTGGTTCATGCTCAGGGCGGTGGCGGTGGTGTCGGGCAGATCGTCCAGGACGGCCACGCCGGGCTTGCCGCGCAGCTGGTCCTCGATGATGGACCGGCCGCCGGTCTCGATGAAGTCGGCGTCGCCCTTCAGGAAGGCCTGGATGCGGGTGGCGGGCTCGGGCACCTTCTGGAGCAGGACGTTCTTGATGTTGGGCTCGCCGCCCCAGTAGTCGGTGAAGGCGGTCAGGGCGACGCTGTTGGCGTCACGCTTGACGAGCTTGTACGCGCCGGTGCCGCTGGGGTCGTTGTTCAGGGGGCTGCCGGCCAGGTCCACGCCCACGGCGTCCTTCCAGGTGGCTTCGGTGCCGTCCCACTCGCCGACTTCCTTGGCGTGCGCGCTGTCCACGACGCTCTGGCCGACGTACGCGAGCTTGCTCAGGAAGGCCGGGTCGGCCTTGGGCAGGGTGAAGACCAGGGTCTCGCCGTCGCACTTCACGGCGCCGCTGATCTTCTCCCAGGTGACGCTGGGGTCGTCCTTGGCGTTGCTGCCGGTACCGAGCAGGCTCTCGGCGATGAACCAGTTGCCGCTGTTGCCGGTGTTGGTGACCAGGTTGCGGCGGAAGCTGTACTCCGCGTCGGCGCAGGTCATGACGTTGCCGCTGTGGAACTTCACGCCTTCACGCAGGGTGAAGCGGTAGGTCTTGCCCTCGTCGCCCTCTTCCCATTCGGTGGCGAGCACGGGTTCGAGTTCACGCAGGCTGTTGCCTTTGTAGGTGACCAGGGTCTCGTAGATGTTCTCGACGATCTCGCCGCTGGCGGTGTCGTACGTGGTGCCGGGGTCCAGGGTGGGCACGTCGGCGCTGGACTGGATGACCAGCGTGCCGCCGCCGCTTCCGCTGCCGGTGGTGGCGGTGCCTTCCGTGCCGGTGCTTTCGCTGCCGGTGGTCGTGCCTTCGGTCGTGGTGGTCGTGTCGCTGCTCTTCTTGTCGCAGGCGGCCAGGGTCAGGGCCAGGGTGGTGAGCGCCAGGGCGCCGAGTTTGCGGTTCAGGATCATGCGGGGTCCTCCGGGGGGTGGGGTGGGGGTCGCGGGCCCGGCCGGAACGGGAACATCAGGAAAATGCAGAGGGCTGAATCGGGAGGGGCGCGCGGGGGTACAACAGTGGCTCACCTTAGACCCCCTGGATGAGGGCTCCCGTGGCTCTGCATGAAGGTTTCAAGAAGGTCGTTCAGGCAGGGATCAGTCCAGATCGTGAAATTTGCCCATTGGCACCTGCATGAGGATTGAGAGGCCCCCCACACCGACCTTGAGTGCGCCCGTGTAAGGTTTCCTAATGACTGACGCGACGACCCCCATCCACCCGGCCAGCCGCCCCGGTTCCTTCCTGCTGCGCGGCACCGCCGCCGGCAACACCCTGCGGCTGGTCGGCATGGACTCCACGGCCGTGGTCGAGGACGCCCGCGTCCGCCACGACCTCAGCAAGACTGCCACCGCCGCCCTGGGCCGCACCATGACCGCCGCCGCGCTGCTCGCCACCGTGCTCGGCAAACGCAGCGACAGCCGCGTCACCGTCCGCGTGGACGGCGGCGGCCCCGCCGGCCTGATCGTCGGGGAAGGCAGCGTGAACGGACAGGTCCGCGGCTACCTGGGCCACCCGCACGCCGACCTGCCGCTGCGCGACACCGACGGCAAACTGGACGTCAGCGGCCTGGTCGGCACCGACGGGGAACTCGCGGTCACGCGGCTGCTCGACAACGGGGAACCCTACACCGGCAGCATTCACCTCACCAGCGGCGAGATCGCCGAGGACGTCAGCACCTACCTGGGCGTGTCCGAACAGATCCCCAACGCCGTGCTGCTCGGCGTGTACGAGGAAGGCGAGCGGGTGCACCGCGCCGGCGGCCTGCTGATCCAGGCCATGCCCGGCGTGACCGACGAGACCCTCGCCCGCCTGGAAGCCAACGTGCGCGCCTTCGGGCAGATCACCGACCACCTGCGCCGCGGCACCCTGATGGAAGCCATGCACGCCATCACCGACGGCCTGGACCTCACGCTCGCCCCCAGCGCGCAGGAGGCCGCCTTCGCCTGCCGCTGCTCGCGCGACAAGGCGCTGGACAGCCTGAAGTTCTTCGACATGCACGAGCGCCAGGAGATGATCAACGCCGGCGGACAGGGCGTGCACTGCCACTGGTGCGGCGAGCACTACCACCTCTCCCCCGAGGAGATCGCCGCGCTGGACGACGAACAGCCCCGCGCCAACGCCTGAACCCACACCGTGCCTAGAGCGCGGCCTGCCAGGGGTGCCCCGGAACCACGCGGTCCAGGGCGCCTCTGAGCCATGCCCGGGCCACCGGGTCCAGCGTGGGCGCCACCCGCCGGAAGTCCGCCTCGTCCTTCGGGCGGGGGGGGCGCCCGGGCATCCCCGCCTTGAACAGCAGCGCCACCTCCGGCGCCAGGAACGGCCAGCCCCGCCCGTCCACGCGCCGCACCTCCGCCAGCGGCCGGGTGACCGCCGGGTCCCGCCGGTAATGCCAGGTGCCGCCGCTCAGGTCCGTGAACATCAGGTCCAGCATCAGCACGTCCGGCAGCGCCGGGTGGCGGGCATGCACCTGATGGTGCGGCGGAACGACCGGAGCGTCCCAGACGGCGTACTGCCCGTCCAGGACCGCGTCGGTACGCCAGCCCCGGGCATGCAGATTCGCCCGTACGGCGTCCTGCGCCTCGTAGGGCAGCACCACGTCCAGGTCGTCGTGCGGGCGGGTCACGCGCCCCAGGTGCAGGTCCATTGCCCCGCCCGCCGCGAACATCCACGGCGCCTCCAGGCCACGCAGGGCGTCCGCCACGAAGGCCAGGGGCGCCCAGCCGACCACCCCGGCGTGCCGCGCCGTGGCCGGCTCTTCCAGAGCCTGATCGGCGGCCTCGCGGCCGGCAGCGCGGTACACCTGCCGGTACTGCGCGGCTGCGGCCGCGTCGGCCCGCAGCAGGGCCCGCAGCGCCTGCTGCCGCGCCCGCCAGCCGCTGTCATGCGCGGGAAACACGAGCCGCCAGCCGCCCGGGTGCGCCCAGCCGTCCGGCCCAGGCACGTACCCGAGGGCGCGCAGCACCGCCTGAGCGGCCGGGTCCGGCGTTTCGGGCAGCAGGTCCACGTGCAGTTCCGGGACGTCCAGGTCCGCCAGGGCCGGCACGCTGCCCGGCCCGCCCGGCGCCACGTGGAACACGCCGTCCGCCCGGTGCCGGGCATGGAAGTCGCCCAGGTGCAGGCGCAGGTTGGCGGCAGCGGCAGTCAGGTCTGGGAGGGTAGGCATCCCCTCAGTTCAGCATGCGGGCCCGGAACGGCGCATCGGCCAGCTGACCTGCCGGCCGGCCCCCTCAGCCGTAGCGCTTCAGGAACTCGTCGCGGGGCAGCCACGCCATCTTCGGGGTGCCCTCGCTGGGCGTGCGGGTGGTGCCGTAGGCCATTCTCAGCAGCCGGAACCCCAGGCCGTACAGCCGCGCGCGGGCGGGCGGCAGGTCTAGCAGCTGAAAGCCGCTCTTCTCCAGCGGCCCGTGAAAGAGCGTCACCGCGAACACCGCCTGCGCGCCGTGCAGTTCGGGCCTTTCCTTCAGGGCGCGGGCCACGTCCTTCAGGCTGCGCTGGTAGGCGCGGTACGTGCCCAGCAGGTTGAACGAGGCGAGGCCCACCAGCCGCGCCGAATTCAGGTGCAGTTCCGCGGTGGGCGTGGCCCGCGGCAGCGGCAGCGGGTCCGGCGCGTGCTCCAGTGGCGCGACCTTCATCACCGCGTCGTACCGGCCCGACAGGTCGATCAGCGCCGAGCGCTCGGCGTAACGGTCCTCCACCACCCGCTGGTACAGGTGGCTCAGCAGGTCGCGGGGCGTCCCCGGCCGCAGTTCCGGCAGGGCCCGCACCGGCACCGCCCGGAACCCCAGGGCCTTCAGGTGGCCCAGCGTGGCCGCCAGCTCGGACGGCGGCACGCGCAGCACTTGGCCCGGCTCGGCCCGGCGGGCCGGGAGGGGCAGCGGGTGCAGGCCCAGCCCGGCGAGGCGCCGCACGTCCGCGGGGCCAAGCCCGGCCGCGTCCCAGGCCGTGACCGCCTGCCCCGCCGCCGCCTCCAGGCGGGTGACGTGCCTGGGCGTGCCCGCGCCGGCCAGTTCATGTCCGGCGCGGGTGGCGGCGCGCAGATCCGCGTCCAGGCTGGCCGGGACCAGCAGCGTGGCCTGCACGCCCGCGTCCCCCAGGGCCGCCAGGGCCGTGCTCCACTCGGCGCCCGACCCGACCGGCACGGTCAGGCCCAACTCCGGCCGGCCGGGGTGCCCGCCGTGCCACGCCCCGAACGCCCCGGCACGCAGCAGGGCGCGCAGCGCGGTGTCGGGAAGGTGGGCGGCCGGGCCGGGAGACGCAGGGGACGCGGGCATGCCCGCACTGTACCCGGGCCGGGCCGGGTTCCTGCTCCGCTCTCATGTCCGGCGTCGTATCCTCGCGTGAGCGATGCGCCGACCCCTGCCCCGACCCGCCCGTCCCGGAGTGCCCGCATGACCCTGCGGTCCCTGCGGATCGGGCTGTTCACCGACACGTACCTGCCCGACCACAACGGCATCGTGACCAGCGTGTCCCTGCTGAGCGACGAGCTGAAGGCCCAGGGGCATCAGGTCGAGGTGGTCGCGCCGGACTTCCCGGAGCACGTGGAAACCCGCGAGGACGTGCGGCGCGTGAGCAGCGTGCAGTACCTGTTCCTGCCCACCTACCGCCTCGCGTGGCCCAGCCGCCGGGACTTCGACTGCCGCTACGACCTGATCCACACGCACACGCCCCTCACGCTGGGCCTGGCCGGGATGCGGCTGGCCCGCAAGTGGCGCATTCCGCAGGTGGCGACGTACCACACGCACCTGGAGGCGTACGCGCACTACGTGCCGGGCCTGGCGAGCGTGCAGCAGAAGACCGGCATCGTGACCCGCGCCGCCTCCCTGATGTACGGCACGGCCGACACGGTCATCACCCCAACGGTCGGCATGATGGACGTCCTGAACGCCATGCAGGTCAAGCGCGCGGTGGTCATTCCCACCAGCGTGGACCCCCGCGTGCTGGAAAGCGCCCCGGACGTCCCCAGCCCCTGGCCGGCCGGGTGCCGGCGCCTGATCACGGTGGGCCGGCTGGCGCGCGAGAAACGCTTCGATCTGGTGCTGGACACCCTGCCGGCCCTGCCGGACGCGCACCTGTGCGTGCTGGGCGAGGGCCCGGAACGCGACGCGCTGGAAGCGCACGCCCGCGCGCTGGGCGTGGCGGACCGCGTGACCTTCCTGGGCGTGAAGCCCTGGCGGGAAATCGGCGGGTACTACCGGCACGCGGAGGTGTTCGTGTTCGCCAGCGTCACCGAGACGCAGGGCCTGGTGCTGCAGGAGGCGCAGCTGATGGGCCTGCCGGTCGTGGCGGTCGGGGCGCGCGGCACCCTGACCGGCGTGCACGACGGCGTGAGCGGGCACCTCGTCGCCCCGGGCGACGTGCCGGCCCTGGTGCGGCACACCCGCGCGCTGCTGGACGACCCTGTTCTCTACGCGCGCATGTCCGCCGAGGCGCGCCGCTTCGGCGGCACCACCACCCCGCAGGGCGTGGCGCAGCAGGTGCTGGAGGTCTACGCGCGGGCGCTGCGCATCCCGGTGTCGCAGATCAGCCGGAATCCCGGGCCGGGTCCGGACGGTCCCCCGCGGGACCGGGAGCCGGCTCCGGAACGCGGTCATCCCCGAAGTAGCCTCGCGTCCTTCCCGTGATGTTCCGGTACTGCTGCAGCAGGAACGGCACCAGGCCCTGATCCAGGCGCCGGCCGCTGGTCTCCACCAGCGCGCCCGGCACGTACGCCACGTCGCCCAGGCGCGCCAGGGCCTGCCCCAGGATGACGTCCTCGTACGCCTCCACGTCCAGCGGGTACCCGCCGGCCAGCTGCGCGGCGCGGCGCGAGTACGCCATGTTCGCGCCGCCCAGGTTCGGTTTGTCCAGCACCCGGCACACGTGCAGGAACGCGCTGTAACTGACCTCCGAGAGCTTCACCAGCGCTGGGGACACCCCGGAAAAGCGCATCGGGCCGTACAGGCCCACCCGGCCCGGCGCGGCGGCGTCCAGTCGCTCCAGCCACTCGGGCACGGGCGTGGAGTCCGCGTCGGTGGTCGCCACCCAGTCGGTGTGGGCGGCGTCCAGGCCCAGCTGCCGGGCGCGGGCCACGCCGCGGTCCGGGCAGGGCAGCACCTGGGCGCCCCAGGCGCGGGCGACGGCGGCGGTGTCGTCGCGGCTGCCGTTGTCCACCACG from Deinococcus ficus includes:
- a CDS encoding glycosyltransferase, whose amino-acid sequence is MPEFTVVIPARNEAKYLPTTLRALERQTRGPAQVIVVDNGSRDDTAAVARAWGAQVLPCPDRGVARARQLGLDAAHTDWVATTDADSTPVPEWLERLDAAAPGRVGLYGPMRFSGVSPALVKLSEVSYSAFLHVCRVLDKPNLGGANMAYSRRAAQLAGGYPLDVEAYEDVILGQALARLGDVAYVPGALVETSGRRLDQGLVPFLLQQYRNITGRTRGYFGDDRVPEPAPGPAGDRPDPARDSG
- a CDS encoding ABC transporter substrate-binding protein, which translates into the protein MFNPRPTLILALSGLLAGAAHAAPTRYPLTVTDDLGRKVTVKAEPMRVISVLPSNTETICALGACSKLIGVDTFSDFPAQVTKLPRVGGLYDPNIEAIIALKPDLVVVSKYGKLAEPLTRAGINVVAVNPESYDDIFTKTLLLGKILNRQTQAQQVITTVKRDVARVEVLTRNVKSKPLTYFEIDPNPYSIGPNSFMGVLLTKAGARNVIPAALGDFPKVDPELIVKSNPALILGVDLRTVQGRPGWKAIQAVKTGRVVEIPMDLNTVLGRPGPRIGQALLGLAKIVHPELFK
- a CDS encoding YkoP family protein yields the protein MPASPASPGPAAHLPDTALRALLRAGAFGAWHGGHPGRPELGLTVPVGSGAEWSTALAALGDAGVQATLLVPASLDADLRAATRAGHELAGAGTPRHVTRLEAAAGQAVTAWDAAGLGPADVRRLAGLGLHPLPLPARRAEPGQVLRVPPSELAATLGHLKALGFRAVPVRALPELRPGTPRDLLSHLYQRVVEDRYAERSALIDLSGRYDAVMKVAPLEHAPDPLPLPRATPTAELHLNSARLVGLASFNLLGTYRAYQRSLKDVARALKERPELHGAQAVFAVTLFHGPLEKSGFQLLDLPPARARLYGLGFRLLRMAYGTTRTPSEGTPKMAWLPRDEFLKRYG
- a CDS encoding nucleotidyltransferase domain-containing protein: MPTLPDLTAAAANLRLHLGDFHARHRADGVFHVAPGGPGSVPALADLDVPELHVDLLPETPDPAAQAVLRALGYVPGPDGWAHPGGWRLVFPAHDSGWRARQQALRALLRADAAAAAQYRQVYRAAGREAADQALEEPATARHAGVVGWAPLAFVADALRGLEAPWMFAAGGAMDLHLGRVTRPHDDLDVVLPYEAQDAVRANLHARGWRTDAVLDGQYAVWDAPVVPPHHQVHARHPALPDVLMLDLMFTDLSGGTWHYRRDPAVTRPLAEVRRVDGRGWPFLAPEVALLFKAGMPGRPPRPKDEADFRRVAPTLDPVARAWLRGALDRVVPGHPWQAAL
- a CDS encoding lysophospholipid acyltransferase family protein; translation: MSEPAHPDSLPTPPQRRPASAPAGAPPRVNPAVYRAVVTLMNLPLFLQGQHMDVHGREHVPPPGTPLVVAANHATALDPFMVARALPPGRYLQFMAKEELFLPVVGAVIRAGGSFPVDRDGNDVHAIRTAVRILQANGTVGIFPQGTRSNTGGMHGGVALIAAKGRAPILPVGLSRDGRRWVIRFGEPMTARGGIKAVTEELGTRLSALARPVGTRA
- a CDS encoding iron chelate uptake ABC transporter family permease subunit, which codes for MALLLLLLAAAVVLGTGLGSVRIPPAEVLGALWRGLTGAELAGNDVIVWQIRLPRVAMGVLVGATLSVCGGAFQGVFRNPLADPYLLGVASGSALGATVGLTLGWPAPLIPLLALVTALVAVAATLMLAREGRRFPPTRLILAGVVVGSVMGAATTALILRGEDRARQVLAYTLGDLSFSGWREVLTVLPYAGLGCAALLLLARALDTLQLGDLTARSLGVPVERLRLIVVVAASLATAGAVAYVGVIGFVGLIVPHVVRLAWGSAHRTLLPVSALLGGTLLVFADLLARTTPLSQVGIVTTLLGGPFFLYLLRRGRHD
- a CDS encoding ABC transporter substrate-binding protein translates to MILNRKLGALALTTLALTLAACDKKSSDTTTTTEGTTTGSESTGTEGTATTGSGSGGGTLVIQSSADVPTLDPGTTYDTASGEIVENIYETLVTYKGNSLRELEPVLATEWEEGDEGKTYRFTLREGVKFHSGNVMTCADAEYSFRRNLVTNTGNSGNWFIAESLLGTGSNAKDDPSVTWEKISGAVKCDGETLVFTLPKADPAFLSKLAYVGQSVVDSAHAKEVGEWDGTEATWKDAVGVDLAGSPLNNDPSGTGAYKLVKRDANSVALTAFTDYWGGEPNIKNVLLQKVPEPATRIQAFLKGDADFIETGGRSIIEDQLRGKPGVAVLDDLPDTTATALSMNQNIKGDAIGSGKLDGKGIPANFFSDVNVRKAFVAAFDVPLYIKEVQLDKGAPRNFLLPDSFPGYDASLEPAQFSLDTAKSEFQKAWGGQVWENGFTMNVTYRAGSATMQTAMEMLKKNVESLNPKFKLNVVAKPWSDIIANADKGGEPMIVTSWAPDYADPDNFVHTFYSSEGYYNGRLNAKDEQIDAWINEARSTTDTARRDELYAQIARRAQDLAWYVIFPSPVGVTVHRDNIGGISAENYNPMSSFSFAGTFWKNLTKG
- a CDS encoding glycosyltransferase — its product is MRSLRIGLFTDTYLPDHNGIVTSVSLLSDELKAQGHQVEVVAPDFPEHVETREDVRRVSSVQYLFLPTYRLAWPSRRDFDCRYDLIHTHTPLTLGLAGMRLARKWRIPQVATYHTHLEAYAHYVPGLASVQQKTGIVTRAASLMYGTADTVITPTVGMMDVLNAMQVKRAVVIPTSVDPRVLESAPDVPSPWPAGCRRLITVGRLAREKRFDLVLDTLPALPDAHLCVLGEGPERDALEAHARALGVADRVTFLGVKPWREIGGYYRHAEVFVFASVTETQGLVLQEAQLMGLPVVAVGARGTLTGVHDGVSGHLVAPGDVPALVRHTRALLDDPVLYARMSAEARRFGGTTTPQGVAQQVLEVYARALRIPVSQISRNPGPGPDGPPRDREPAPERGHPRSSLASFP
- a CDS encoding Hsp33 family molecular chaperone HslO, with amino-acid sequence MTDATTPIHPASRPGSFLLRGTAAGNTLRLVGMDSTAVVEDARVRHDLSKTATAALGRTMTAAALLATVLGKRSDSRVTVRVDGGGPAGLIVGEGSVNGQVRGYLGHPHADLPLRDTDGKLDVSGLVGTDGELAVTRLLDNGEPYTGSIHLTSGEIAEDVSTYLGVSEQIPNAVLLGVYEEGERVHRAGGLLIQAMPGVTDETLARLEANVRAFGQITDHLRRGTLMEAMHAITDGLDLTLAPSAQEAAFACRCSRDKALDSLKFFDMHERQEMINAGGQGVHCHWCGEHYHLSPEEIAALDDEQPRANA
- the xseB gene encoding exodeoxyribonuclease VII small subunit, with translation MTRPETLPYREAYARLSRIAQELESGEADLDRVLPLLEEAREAYAACRERIEAVRAVLAGDWAGAGDLPGPADPDDEDAGDD